The genomic window AGTATACAATCACCACGCTGAATTTTCCTGGGACGGATTTGTAGCAGGATTCAATCAGGAATTTTTAGTGTTTTTTGCTATTGGAGTTTTTGCCCAATTGGTTGACGGAACTTTAGGAATGGGTTACGGAGCAACGTCAACCTCATTTTTATTGGCGTATGGAGTTCCGCCAGTTGTGAGCAGTACAGCAGTGCACGTTTCAGAAATGTTTACAACGGGAGCATCGGCACTTTCACATCACCGATTTGGGAATATCAATAAAAAACTGGTAAAACATTTATTGATTCCAGGTGTTTTAGGTTCAATTACAGGAGCTTACTTGTTATCGGACGTAATTAATGGAGATGTGATAAAACCGTTTATTGCCGTTTACATGATTGTTTTAGCGATTGTAATCATAAGAAAAGCATTGAAAAAAACAATTGTAAAGAAGAAAACTAAAAAACTAAGTGCTTTGGCCGTTTTTGGCGGTTTCATGGATTCAGTTGGAGGCGGAGGCTGGGGACCAATCGTAACTTCAACATTATTAGGAAGAGGAAGAAATCCGAGATATACAATTGGTTCTGTAAACGCAGCTGAGTTTGCAATTTCATTTGCAAGCGGTATCACCTTTATGATTTTTGGAGGAATCCACGGATGGCAGGTAATCATCGGATTAATTTTAGGAGGAGTTATTGCAGCGCCGTTAGCAGCATATTTGGTAAACAAGATCAAAAGAA from Flavobacterium fluviale includes these protein-coding regions:
- a CDS encoding sulfite exporter TauE/SafE family protein, with protein sequence MEKELKINTADSLKEKLWIGIPIVLLVGLLSVLVYNHHAEFSWDGFVAGFNQEFLVFFAIGVFAQLVDGTLGMGYGATSTSFLLAYGVPPVVSSTAVHVSEMFTTGASALSHHRFGNINKKLVKHLLIPGVLGSITGAYLLSDVINGDVIKPFIAVYMIVLAIVIIRKALKKTIVKKKTKKLSALAVFGGFMDSVGGGGWGPIVTSTLLGRGRNPRYTIGSVNAAEFAISFASGITFMIFGGIHGWQVIIGLILGGVIAAPLAAYLVNKIKRKPMMVAVGVLIILLSLKTLSKLL